In a single window of the Panthera leo isolate Ple1 chromosome A1, P.leo_Ple1_pat1.1, whole genome shotgun sequence genome:
- the LOC122219239 gene encoding protocadherin gamma-B3 isoform X22: MNDHLGLKGPAGRRQMLFLSLLSLFCPVISEQILYTIPEELARGSLVGNLAKDLGVGVGDLPARNLRVSAQKKLFTVSTENGDLLVSDRIDREQICGEKSTCVLEFELVAEKPLNFFHVSVVIQDVNDNPPTFSQNITELEISELAVTGASFALEPAQDSDVGVNSLQQYYLSPNPHFSLIQKENPDGSRYPELVVKTPLDREEQSRHHLVLTAVDGGDPARSCTTQIMVVVADANDNAPVFTQDIYRVSVPENLPVGSSVLRVMATDLDEGVNAVITYTFINIGRAVRQLFKLDSTTGELTTGGGLDFEERASYTIGVEAKDGGHHTAHCKVQIDILDENDNTPEITLDSESKHILEDAELGTVVALIKTYDLDSGFNGEVFCQLKGKFPFKIVQDTKNTYKLVTDGALDREQTPEYNITITVTDRGRPALSSNRSVILNIADVNDNAPVFHQGSYVVHVAENNPPGASIFQVSASDPDLGPNGRVSYSIVASDLEPRALASYVSVSAQSGVVFAQRAFDHEQLRAFELTVQARDQGSPALSANVSLRVLVGDRNDNAPRVLYPALGPDGSALFDTVPRAAQPGYLVTKVVAVDADSGHNAWLSYHVLQASEPGLFSLGLRTGEVRTARALGDRDAARQRLLVAVRDGGQPPLSATVTLLLVFADSLQEALPEVSDRPEPSDPQAELQFYLVVALALISVLFLLAVILAVALSLQRSSRPSSWSCFKTDVCSKTGSGVIPNFSEGTLPYSYNLCAASHSSETEFKFLSIKPENGPSQDLLCNEASWFESANNDNRKTTSNSVNLQQAVRAHGPPKNE; encoded by the exons ATGAACGATCACTTGGGATTGAAGGGCCCGGCTGGGCGGAGACAAatgctgtttctctctttgcTGTCTTTGTTCTGCCCGGTGATCTCGGAGCAAATCCTCTATACTATTCCGGAGGAGCTGGCCAGGGGCTCGCTTGTGGGAAACCTCGCCAAGGATCTGGGGGTTGGCGTTGGAGATTTGCCTGCTCGAAACCTGCGTGTTAGTGCACAGAAGAAACTGTTTACAGTGAGTACCGAGAATGGGGACTTACTTGTTAGTGACCGTATAGACCGAGAGCAGATTTGTGGTGAGAAGTCGACATGTGTTCTAGAATTCGAATTGGTGGCCGAAAAGCCTTTGAACTTCTTTCATGTAAGTGTGGTAATTCAGGATGTCAATGACAATCCACCAACCTTTAGCCAAAATATCACTGAATTGGAAATCAGTGAACTGGCCGTAACTGGAGCCTCCTTTGCCCTGGAACCCGCGCAAGATTCAGATGTAGGTGTCAATTCCCTGCAGCAGTACTATCTCAGTCCCAACCCACACTTCTCTTTGATCCAGAAGGAGAACCCAGATGGCAGTAGGTACCCAGAACTGGTAGTGAAGACTCCCCTGGACAGGGAAGAGCAGTCACGCCACCACCTGGTCCTCACGGCTGTGGATGGGGGTGACCCAGCCAGAAGCTGCACTACCCAGATCATGGTGGTTGTGGCAGATGCAAATGATAATGCACCAGTGTTCACCCAGGACATTTACAGGGTCAGTGTTCCAGAGAACCTGCCTGTGGGCTCCTCTGTACTAAGAGTGATGGCCACTGACTTGGATGAAGGGGTCAATGCTGTGATCACCTACACTTTCATCAACATTGGTAGGGCAGTGAGACAGCTGTTCAAACTGGACAGTACAACAGGGGAACTCACCACTGGCGGAGGACTGGACTTTGAAGAGAGAGCGAGCTACACAATTGGGGTGGAAGCAAAGGATGGTGGACATCACACAGCACACTGTAAAGTACAAATAGATATTTTGGATGAAAACGACAATACACCAGAGATAACCCTGGATTCTGAATCTAAACATATTCTAGAAGATGCTGAGTTGGGGACTGTTGTTGCCCTGATCAAAACCTATGACCTCGATTCTGGATTTAATGGGGAAGTTTTCTGCCAACTAAAAGGAAAGTTCCCATTTAAAATAGTTCAAGATACAAAAAACACATACAAGTTGGTCACAGATGGAGCCCTAGATCGAGAGCAGACTCCGGAATACAACATTACCATCACAGTCACCGACAGGGGAAGGCCAGCCCTCTCCTCCAACAGAAGTGTCATCTTGAACATTGCTGATGTCAATGACAATGCTCCTGTTTTCCACCAGGGCTCTTACGTGGTCCACGTGGCAGAAAACAACCCGCCCGGAGCTTCTATTTTCCAAGTCAGCGCTTCCGACCCCGACCTGGGACCCAACGGCCGCGTCTCCTACTCCATCGTGGCCAGCGACCTGGAGCCGCGGGCGCTGGCGTCCTACGTGTCCGTGAGCGCGCAGAGCGGCGTGGTGTTCGCGCAGCGCGCCTTCGACCACGAGCAGCTGCGCGCCTTCGAGCTGACGGTGCAGGCCCGCGACCAGGGCTCGCCCGCGCTCAGCGCCAACGTGAGCCTGCGCGTGTTGGTGGGCGACCGCAACGACAACGCGCCTAGGGTGCTGTACCCGGCGCTGGGGCCCGACGGCTCGGCGCTCTTCGACACGGTGCCGCGCGCCGCGCAGCCAGGCTACCTGGTCACCAAGGTGGTGGCGGTGGACGCCGACTCGGGACACAATGCGTGGTTGTCGTACCACGTGCTGCAGGCCAGCGAGCCCGGACTCTTCAGCCTGGGGCTGCGCACGGGCGAGGTGCGCACTGCGCGTGCTTTGGGCGACAGGGACGCGGCCCGCCAGCGCCTGCTGGTTGCGGTGCGGGATGGAGGACAGCCGCCCCTTTCCGCAACTGTCACGCTGCTCCTGGTTTTCGCAGACAGCCTACAAGAGGCGCTGCCGGAAGTCAGCGACCGCCCGGAGCCCTCTGACCCCCAGGCTGAGCTGCAGTTTTACCTGGTGGTGGCCTTGGCCTTGATCTCAGTGCTGTTTCTCCTAGCAGTGATTCTAGCGGTTGCGCTGAGCCTGCAACGCTCCTCCCGCCCTTCCTCCTGGAGCTGCTTTAAGACTGATGTCTGCTCCAAGACTGGATCTGGGGTTATTCCCAACTTTAGCGAAGGGACTTTGCCTTATTCTTACAATCTATGTGCTGCCTCACATTCCTCAGAGACTGAGTTTAAATTTCTCAGTATAAAGCCTGAAAATGGTCCATCACAAGATCttctatgtaatgaagcctcttGGTTTGAAAGTGCCAATAATGATAATCGCAAAACGACTTCTAATTCAGTCAATTTGCAACAG gCCGTAAGAGCTCATGGCCCCCCAAAAAATGAGTAG
- the LOC122219239 gene encoding protocadherin gamma-B3 isoform X23, with the protein MNDHLGLKGPAGRRQMLFLSLLSLFCPVISEQILYTIPEELARGSLVGNLAKDLGVGVGDLPARNLRVSAQKKLFTVSTENGDLLVSDRIDREQICGEKSTCVLEFELVAEKPLNFFHVSVVIQDVNDNPPTFSQNITELEISELAVTGASFALEPAQDSDVGVNSLQQYYLSPNPHFSLIQKENPDGSRYPELVVKTPLDREEQSRHHLVLTAVDGGDPARSCTTQIMVVVADANDNAPVFTQDIYRVSVPENLPVGSSVLRVMATDLDEGVNAVITYTFINIGRAVRQLFKLDSTTGELTTGGGLDFEERASYTIGVEAKDGGHHTAHCKVQIDILDENDNTPEITLDSESKHILEDAELGTVVALIKTYDLDSGFNGEVFCQLKGKFPFKIVQDTKNTYKLVTDGALDREQTPEYNITITVTDRGRPALSSNRSVILNIADVNDNAPVFHQGSYVVHVAENNPPGASIFQVSASDPDLGPNGRVSYSIVASDLEPRALASYVSVSAQSGVVFAQRAFDHEQLRAFELTVQARDQGSPALSANVSLRVLVGDRNDNAPRVLYPALGPDGSALFDTVPRAAQPGYLVTKVVAVDADSGHNAWLSYHVLQASEPGLFSLGLRTGEVRTARALGDRDAARQRLLVAVRDGGQPPLSATVTLLLVFADSLQEALPEVSDRPEPSDPQAELQFYLVVALALISVLFLLAVILAVALSLQRSSRPSSWSCFKTDVCSKTGSGVIPNFSEGTLPYSYNLCAASHSSETEFKFLSIKPENGPSQDLLCNEASWFESANNDNRKTTSNSVNLQQHKADQTP; encoded by the exons ATGAACGATCACTTGGGATTGAAGGGCCCGGCTGGGCGGAGACAAatgctgtttctctctttgcTGTCTTTGTTCTGCCCGGTGATCTCGGAGCAAATCCTCTATACTATTCCGGAGGAGCTGGCCAGGGGCTCGCTTGTGGGAAACCTCGCCAAGGATCTGGGGGTTGGCGTTGGAGATTTGCCTGCTCGAAACCTGCGTGTTAGTGCACAGAAGAAACTGTTTACAGTGAGTACCGAGAATGGGGACTTACTTGTTAGTGACCGTATAGACCGAGAGCAGATTTGTGGTGAGAAGTCGACATGTGTTCTAGAATTCGAATTGGTGGCCGAAAAGCCTTTGAACTTCTTTCATGTAAGTGTGGTAATTCAGGATGTCAATGACAATCCACCAACCTTTAGCCAAAATATCACTGAATTGGAAATCAGTGAACTGGCCGTAACTGGAGCCTCCTTTGCCCTGGAACCCGCGCAAGATTCAGATGTAGGTGTCAATTCCCTGCAGCAGTACTATCTCAGTCCCAACCCACACTTCTCTTTGATCCAGAAGGAGAACCCAGATGGCAGTAGGTACCCAGAACTGGTAGTGAAGACTCCCCTGGACAGGGAAGAGCAGTCACGCCACCACCTGGTCCTCACGGCTGTGGATGGGGGTGACCCAGCCAGAAGCTGCACTACCCAGATCATGGTGGTTGTGGCAGATGCAAATGATAATGCACCAGTGTTCACCCAGGACATTTACAGGGTCAGTGTTCCAGAGAACCTGCCTGTGGGCTCCTCTGTACTAAGAGTGATGGCCACTGACTTGGATGAAGGGGTCAATGCTGTGATCACCTACACTTTCATCAACATTGGTAGGGCAGTGAGACAGCTGTTCAAACTGGACAGTACAACAGGGGAACTCACCACTGGCGGAGGACTGGACTTTGAAGAGAGAGCGAGCTACACAATTGGGGTGGAAGCAAAGGATGGTGGACATCACACAGCACACTGTAAAGTACAAATAGATATTTTGGATGAAAACGACAATACACCAGAGATAACCCTGGATTCTGAATCTAAACATATTCTAGAAGATGCTGAGTTGGGGACTGTTGTTGCCCTGATCAAAACCTATGACCTCGATTCTGGATTTAATGGGGAAGTTTTCTGCCAACTAAAAGGAAAGTTCCCATTTAAAATAGTTCAAGATACAAAAAACACATACAAGTTGGTCACAGATGGAGCCCTAGATCGAGAGCAGACTCCGGAATACAACATTACCATCACAGTCACCGACAGGGGAAGGCCAGCCCTCTCCTCCAACAGAAGTGTCATCTTGAACATTGCTGATGTCAATGACAATGCTCCTGTTTTCCACCAGGGCTCTTACGTGGTCCACGTGGCAGAAAACAACCCGCCCGGAGCTTCTATTTTCCAAGTCAGCGCTTCCGACCCCGACCTGGGACCCAACGGCCGCGTCTCCTACTCCATCGTGGCCAGCGACCTGGAGCCGCGGGCGCTGGCGTCCTACGTGTCCGTGAGCGCGCAGAGCGGCGTGGTGTTCGCGCAGCGCGCCTTCGACCACGAGCAGCTGCGCGCCTTCGAGCTGACGGTGCAGGCCCGCGACCAGGGCTCGCCCGCGCTCAGCGCCAACGTGAGCCTGCGCGTGTTGGTGGGCGACCGCAACGACAACGCGCCTAGGGTGCTGTACCCGGCGCTGGGGCCCGACGGCTCGGCGCTCTTCGACACGGTGCCGCGCGCCGCGCAGCCAGGCTACCTGGTCACCAAGGTGGTGGCGGTGGACGCCGACTCGGGACACAATGCGTGGTTGTCGTACCACGTGCTGCAGGCCAGCGAGCCCGGACTCTTCAGCCTGGGGCTGCGCACGGGCGAGGTGCGCACTGCGCGTGCTTTGGGCGACAGGGACGCGGCCCGCCAGCGCCTGCTGGTTGCGGTGCGGGATGGAGGACAGCCGCCCCTTTCCGCAACTGTCACGCTGCTCCTGGTTTTCGCAGACAGCCTACAAGAGGCGCTGCCGGAAGTCAGCGACCGCCCGGAGCCCTCTGACCCCCAGGCTGAGCTGCAGTTTTACCTGGTGGTGGCCTTGGCCTTGATCTCAGTGCTGTTTCTCCTAGCAGTGATTCTAGCGGTTGCGCTGAGCCTGCAACGCTCCTCCCGCCCTTCCTCCTGGAGCTGCTTTAAGACTGATGTCTGCTCCAAGACTGGATCTGGGGTTATTCCCAACTTTAGCGAAGGGACTTTGCCTTATTCTTACAATCTATGTGCTGCCTCACATTCCTCAGAGACTGAGTTTAAATTTCTCAGTATAAAGCCTGAAAATGGTCCATCACAAGATCttctatgtaatgaagcctcttGGTTTGAAAGTGCCAATAATGATAATCGCAAAACGACTTCTAATTCAGTCAATTTGCAACAG CACAAAGCAGATCAGACACCATAG
- the LOC122219239 gene encoding protocadherin gamma-B4 isoform X20, translating into MGSGAGERGWAERRPVLFPFLLSLFCPALSEQIRYRIPEEMPEGSVVGNLAKDLGLSVHELPSRQLRISSEKPYFTVSAKSGELLVSGRLDREQICGKKPACALEFEAVAENPLNFYHVSVDIEDINDHTPKFTQTSFELQISESTNPGARFILGSAHDADIGTNSLRNYQLNPNDHFSLVNKEKQDGSKYPELVLKMPLDREEQKSYQLTLTALDGGNPSLSSTAQIQVLVTDANDNPPVFSQELYRVGLPENVLPGTTVLRVMATDQDEGVNAQITFSFTEAGQITQFDLNSNTGEITILNMLDFEEVKEYSIVLEARDGGGMIAQCTVEIEVQDINDNFPEVVIQSLPDLIMEDTKLGTHIALIKIRDKDSGYNGEVTCKLEGDVPFKILSSSINTYKLVTDGVLDREQTPEYNITITATDRGKPPLSSSSSVTLHVGDVNDNAPVFPQPSYVVHVVENNPPGASIAQVSASDPDLGPNGHVSYSIVASDLEPRALASYVSVSAQSGVVFAQRAFDHEQLRAFELTVQARDQGSPALSANVSLRVLVGDRNDNAPRVLYPALGPDGSALFDTVPRAAQPGYLVTKVVAVDADSGHNAWLSYHVLQASEPGLFSLGLRTGEVRTARALGDRDAARQRLLVAVRDGGQPPLSATATLHLVFADSLQEVLPDVSDRPEPSDPQAELQFYLVVALALISVLFLTAVTLAIALHLRRSSSPTTCGCFQYSLCEKSGPVIPPNYSEGTLPYSYNLCVAHTGKTEFNFLKCNEQLSSEQDILCGDSSGGLFPLCKSSESTSHLTHSSHRPTAKLQRNSVPKSETLQLYIR; encoded by the exons ATGGGGAGCGGCGCTGGGGAAAGGGGCTGGGCTGAGAGGCGGCCAGTGCTCTTTCCCTTCCTGCTGTCTTTGTTCTGCCCGGCGCTCTCAGAGCAGATCCGCTATCGGATTCCCGAAGAAATGCCCGAGGGCTCGGTGGTGGGGAACCTCGCCAAGGATTTGGGACTCAGCGTCCATGAGTTACCGAGTCGACAACTGCGCATCAGTTCGGAAAAACCTTACTTCACTGTGAGCGCCAAGAGCGGGGAGCTACTTGTGAGCGGCAGGCTAGACCGGGAGCAGATTTGTGGGAAGAAGCCAGCCTGTGCTCTGGAATTTGAGGCTGTTGCTGAAAATCCGTTGAACTTTTATCACGTGAGTGTGGACATCGAAGATATTAATGACCACACACCAAAATTCACGCAAACTTCCTTTGAGCTGCAAATAAGTGAGTCCACAAACCCTGGGGCACGATTTATTTTAGGATCTGCCCATGATGCAGATATTGGTACCAACTCATTACGGAATTACCAGCTCAATCCGAATGATCATTTCTCACTCGTgaataaagagaaacaagatGGTAGTAAATACCCTGAGTTGGTACTAAAGATGCCTTTAGACCGGGAAGAGCAGAAATCCTACCAGTTGACCTTGACTGCGTTGGACGGCGGGAATCCATCCCTAAGTAGTACTGCCCAGATACAGGTCCTAGTGACTGATGCTAATGATAACCCTCCAGTGTTCAGCCAAGAACTATACAGGGTGGGCCTTCCGGAAAATGTGCTTCCTGGCACCACTGTGCTTCGAGTGATGGCCACCGATCAGGATGAAGGTGTCAATGCCCAGATCACCTTCTCTTTCACTGAAGCAGGCCAGATCACCCAGTTTGACCTGAATTCTAATACGGGGGAAATTACTATTCTAAATATGTTAGATTTTGAGGAAGTCAAAGAATATTCCATAGTTTTGGAAGCAAGGGATGGTGGAGGAATGATTGCCCAATGTACCGTCGAGATAGAGGTCCAGGACATAAATGACAATTTCCCAGAAGTGGTAATCCAGTCTCTACCGGATCTTATTATGGAGGACACCAAGCTGGGAACACACATTGCTTTGATTAAAATCCGTGACAAGGATTCTGGATACAACGGAGAAGTTACTTGTAAATTAGAAGGTGATGTTCCGTTTAAAATACTCTCTTCTTCTATAAACACCTATAAATTAGTGACAGATGGAGTTCTAGACCGTGAGCAGACCCCTGAGTACAATATTACTATCACAGCCACCGACAGGGGAAAACCGCCCCTTTCCTCAAGCTCCAGCGTCACCCTGCACGTTGGCGATGTCAATGACAACGCCCCAGTTTTCCCACAGCCTTCTTACGTGGTCCACGTGGTTGAGAACAATCCTCCTGGAGCCTCTATCGCCCAAGTCAGTGCCTCCGACCCCGACCTGGGACCCAACGGCCACGTCTCCTACTCCATCGTGGCCAGCGACCTGGAGCCGCGGGCGCTGGCGTCCTACGTGTCCGTGAGCGCGCAGAGCGGCGTGGTGTTTGCGCAGCGCGCCTTCGACCACGAGCAGCTGCGCGCCTTCGAGCTGACGGTGCAGGCCCGCGACCAGGGCTCGCCCGCGCTCAGCGCCAACGTGAGCCTGCGCGTGTTGGTGGGCGACCGCAACGACAACGCGCCTAGGGTGCTGTACCCGGCGCTGGGGCCCGACGGCTCGGCGCTCTTCGACACGGTGCCGCGCGCCGCGCAGCCCGGCTACCTGGTCACCAAGGTGGTGGCGGTGGACGCCGACTCGGGACACAATGCGTGGCTGTCGTACCACGTGCTGCAGGCCAGCGAGCCCGGACTCTTCAGCCTGGGGCTGCGCACGGGCGAGGTGCGCACTGCGCGTGCTTTGGGCGACAGGGACGCGGCCCGCCAGCGCCTGCTGGTCGCCGTGCGGGACGGGGGACAGCCGCCCCTCTCTGCCACCGCCACGCTGCACCTGGTTTTCGCCGACAGCCTACAAGAAGTACTGCCGGATGTCAGCGACCGCCCGGAGCCCTCTGACCCCCAGGCCGAGTTGCAGTTTTACCTGGTGGTGGCTTTGGCCTTGATCTCAGTGCTTTTCCTCACGGCAGTGACTCTGGCCATAGCCTTGCACCTTCGTCgctcctccagccccaccaccTGTGGCTGCTTTCAGTACAGTCTCTGTGAAAAATCAGGACCTGTGATTCCTCCCAACTACAGTGAAGGGACTTTGCCTTATTCCTACAATTTGTGCGTTGCGCATACTGGAAAGACAGAGTTTAATTTTCTAAAGTGCAATGAGCAATTGAGTTCAGAGCAAGACATACTTTGTGGTGATTCATCCGGGGGCTTATTTCCACTTTGCAAATCCAGTGAATCAACCTCCCATCTG ACTCACAGTTCCCACAGACCAACTGCAAAGCTGCAGCGAAATTCCGTTCCTAAATCTGAGACACTCCAGCTTTATATAAGATGA
- the LOC122219239 gene encoding protocadherin gamma-A8 isoform X17: MAAPKNYQRRGKLVLLYTLLGTLWEIGRGQIHYSVPEESDKGSFVGNISKDLNLESQELVKHGVRIVSRGRTQLFALDWRTGSLITAGRIDREEICTQSTQCLVNINILVEGRGKLFGIEIEITDINDNNPKFQVENLEVKVNEIAAPGTHYPLPEAVDPDVGMNSLQSYQLSPNHYFSLEVQTGDDGTLHPELVLEQALDREEEAAHHLLLIASDGGDPRRSSTVHIHVTVLDTNDNAPVFTQPIYRVKVPENVAPGTLLLTVSASDPDEGANGEVAYRFWKISEKQSPLFHLNENTGEISTAGSLDYEECAFYEMEIQAEDVGALLGRTKVLISVEDVNDNRPEVIITSLFSPVLENTLPGTVIAFLNVHDRDSGKNGQVVCYAPHNLPFQLEKSIDNYYRLVTCNYLDREKIPMYNITVTASDLGTPSLSTEIHITLYVADTNDNPPTFPHASYSAYIPENNPRGASIFTVMAHDPDSGNNAQVTYSVTEDIIMGSPVSSYVSINSDTGILYALCSFDYEHLRDLQLLVTARDSGDPPLSSNVSVSIFVLDQNDNVPEILYPTLPMDGSTGVELAPRSAEPGYLVTKVVAVDRDSGQNAWLSYRLLKASEPGLFTVGLHTGEVRTARALQDRDALKQSLVVAVQDHGQPPLSATVTLTVVVADSIPAVLADLGSIRTSANSDDSDLTLYLVVAVAAVSCVFLAFVIVMLALRLRRWHSKRLLQASGGGLVGVPASHFVGVDRVQAFLEKYSHEVSLTADSQANHEIFPHPNYVDTLISLESCEKNDPLLTSVDFHECKDEAASIQEKDHHNLQEVKEPTESVCTESILKNNIHSEATTATPLNCPHCKGLVLLCPWRLWETRASQIHYSAPEETEEGYILGKYLQGSGAGGPWSLHCLQK, translated from the exons ATGGCTGCTCCAAAGAATTACCAGAGACGCGGCAAGCTGGTCCTGCTGTACACTCTATTGGGCACGCTCTGGGAAATCGGGAGAGGACAGATCCACTATTCGGTGCCAGAAGAGAGCGACAAAGGATCCTTTGTGGGTAATATCTCAAAGGACCTGAATCTGGAATCACAAGAGCTGGTGAAGCACGGAGTCCGCATCGTCTCTAGAGGTAGGACACAGCTCTTTGCTCTGGATTGGAGAACTGGTAGCTTGATCACCGCGGGCAGGATAGACCGGGAGGAGATCTGCACTCAGAGCACACAGTGCCTAGTAAATATCAATATCCTGGTTGAGGGCAGAGGAAAACTTTTTGGGATAGAAATAGAAATCACTGATATCAATGATAATAATCCAAAATTCCAGGTCGAAAATCTGGAAGTAAAAGTTAATGAAATCGCTGCACCTGGAACACATTACCCACTCCCAGAGGCTGTTGACCCGGATGTGGGCATGAATTCCTTACAGAGCTACCAGCTCAGCCCCAATCACTACTTCTCTCTGGAAGTGCAGACTGGAGATGATGGAACTCTACACCCAGAGCTGGTGCTGGAGCAGGCCCTGGACCGAGAGGAAGAGGCTGCTCACCATCTCCTCCTCATCGCCTCTGATGGCGGTGACCCGCGTCGCTCCAGCACAGTGCACATCCACGTGACGGTGTTGGATACAAACGACAATGCCCCGGTTTTTACTCAACCGATTTACCGAGTGAAAGTCCCAGAGAACGTGGCCCCGGGCACCCTGCTGCTTACTGTGAGCGCTAGCGACCCAGATGAGGGAGCCAATGGAGAAGTGGCCTATAGATTTTGGAAAATTAGTGAAAAGCAATCTCCGCTATTCCATCTTAATGAAAATACCGGTGAAATATCAACAGCAGGGAGTCTAGATTATGAAGAATGTGCATtttatgaaatggaaatacaagCTGAAGATGTGGGGGCACTTTTAGGGAGGACCAAAGTGCTCATTTCAGTGGAAGATGTGAATGACAATAGGCCAGAAGTGATCATTACATCTCTGTTTAGTCCAGTCTTAGAAAATACTCTTCCTGGAACAGTAATTGCCTTTTTGAATGTGCATGACCGAGACTCCGGGAAGAATGGTCAAGTTGTCTGTTACGCACCTCATAATCTACCTTTTCaattagaaaaatcaatagaTAATTATTATAGATTGGTGACATGTAACTATCTGGACCGAGAAAAGATCCCTATGTACAACATCACAGTGACGGCCTCAGATCTAGGAACCCCTTCTCTATCTACTGAAATTCATATCACCCTGTATGTGGCAGATACCAATGACAATCCACCCACTTTCCCTCATGCCTCCTACTCAGCGTATATCCCAGAGAACAACCCCAGAGGTGCCTCCATCTTCACTGTGATGGCCCACGACCCTGACAGTGGCAACAATGCCCAGGTCACTTACTCTGTGACTGAGGACATCATCATGGGGTCACCTGTCTCCTCCTATGTCTCCATCAACTCAGACACAGGCATCCTATATGCACTGTGCTCCTTCGACTATGAGCACTTACGAGACTTGCAGCTACTGGTGACTGCCAGAGACAGCGGAGACCCTCCACTCAGCAGCAACGTGTCTGTGAGCATATTTGTGTTGGACCAGAATGACAATGTGCCAGAGATCCTGTACCCCACCCTCCCTATGGACGGTTCCACTGGTGTGGAGCTGGCTCCCCGATCCGCAGAGCCCGGCTACCTGGTGACCAAGGTGGTGGCGGTGGATAGAGACTCTGGCCAGAATGCCTGGCTGTCCTACCGCCTGCTCAAGGCCAGTGAGCCAGGACTTTTCACGGTGGGGCTCCACACGGGCGAGGTGCGCACAGCACGGGCCCTGCAGGACAGAGATGCGCTCAAGCAGAGCCTGGTGGTGGCAGTGCAGGACCATGGCCAGCCCCCTCTCTCGGCCACCGTCACGCTCACGGTGGTGGTGGCCGACAGCATTCCAGCCGTCCTGGCCGACCTGGGTAGCATCAGGACCTCTGCTAACTCAGACGATTCTGACCTCACGCTGTACCTGGTGGTGGCAGTGGCCGCAGTCTCCTGTGTCTTCCTTGCTTTTGTGATCGTCATGCTGGCTCTCAGGCTGAGGCGCTGGCATTCGAAGCGCCTGCTTCAGGCTTCAGGAGGCGGGCTGGTGGGCGTGCCCGCCTCGCACTTTGTGGGCGTGGACAGGGTGCAGGCTTTCCTGGAGAAGTATTCCCACGAGGTCTCCCTCACTGCGGACTCGCAGGCAAATCACGAGATTTTCCCCCATCCCAACTACGTGGACACACTTATCAGTCTGGAGAGTTGTGAGAAAAATGATCCCTTATTAACATCCGTAGATTTTCATGAATGTAAGGATGAAGCTGCTTCTATTCAG GAAAAAGATCATCATAATTTGCAGGAGGTTAAAGAACCTACGGAGTCAGTTTGCACAGAAAGCATTCTGAAAAACAATATCCATAGTGAAGCAACAACAGCCACTCCACTGAATTGCCCGCACTGCAAAGGACTGGTTCTGCTGTGCCCATGGAGGCTATGGGAGACCAGGGCCAGCCAGATCCACTACTCGGCACctgaagagacagaagaaggcTATATCCTGGGGAAATATCTCCAAGGATCTGGGGCTGGCGGACCGTGGAGTCTGCATTGTCTCCAGAAGTAG